Proteins from a single region of Cytophagaceae bacterium:
- a CDS encoding VOC family protein, whose amino-acid sequence MAEKPYPCLWFNQNAKEAADYYCSVFPDSKIISENPMVVLFEINGMKTMALNGGPHFKFNESVSLVVNCDSQEEIDYYWNTLTSDGGSESQCGWLKDKFGFSWQIVPKNLGSLLSSTNAMEKLMSMKKIVIADLEN is encoded by the coding sequence ATGGCAGAAAAACCTTACCCCTGTTTGTGGTTTAATCAAAATGCAAAAGAAGCCGCCGATTATTATTGCTCGGTTTTTCCTGATTCAAAAATAATTTCTGAAAACCCGATGGTGGTGCTTTTTGAAATCAATGGAATGAAAACCATGGCTCTTAATGGCGGCCCACATTTTAAATTCAATGAATCAGTGTCCTTAGTAGTAAATTGTGATTCTCAGGAAGAAATTGATTATTACTGGAACACCCTTACGTCCGATGGTGGCTCTGAAAGTCAATGTGGTTGGTTAAAAGACAAATTTGGTTTTTCGTGGCAGATAGTCCCTAAAAACCTGGGAAGTCTTTTAAGTTCAACTAATGCCATGGAAAAACTAATGAGTATGAAAAAAATTGTAATTGCTGATTTAGAAAATTAA